The following proteins are encoded in a genomic region of Actinomadura sp. NAK00032:
- a CDS encoding S41 family peptidase, with product MSRSVPFLRRRPGHVLRGMAVAAAIVCAYGAGVVSGSGADRHAAVAGGGSVLDEAATKIGRRAAEPVGRGELDRAAIEGMLRGLGDRWAHYYPAREYDDVEGRLTGRYSGVGLWLGGTGGDGAGGNARTVVASVQPGTPAARAGVRAGDVVTAVGGAPVDGWDISRVAEALRGRPDEAVELTVERDRRTERFHLVRTPVPGGNVTVTDLPDHARRIRVGAFSRGTGREVRDAVTGRSPYGRPTGGVLLDLRGNPGGLVDEAVETASAFLAGGPVVTYQPRGRPVQRRTVTAPGDADTPLVVLVDAGTASAAEIVAGSLRDRDRAVIVGSRTYGKGSVQEPIGLADGSVIELTVGRYRTPGGRNLDGVGIEPDVAVSADRPPDVAERRARTVLHGLRATMPGKD from the coding sequence ATGTCTCGGTCCGTGCCGTTTCTGAGGAGGCGGCCAGGCCACGTGCTGCGCGGCATGGCCGTCGCGGCGGCGATCGTCTGCGCCTACGGCGCCGGAGTCGTGAGCGGCTCCGGCGCGGACCGGCACGCGGCCGTCGCGGGCGGCGGCTCCGTGCTGGACGAGGCCGCCACGAAGATCGGCCGCCGCGCGGCGGAGCCGGTCGGGCGCGGCGAACTCGACCGCGCCGCCATCGAGGGCATGCTGCGCGGCCTCGGCGACCGGTGGGCGCACTACTACCCGGCCCGCGAGTACGACGACGTCGAAGGCCGGCTGACCGGCCGCTACAGCGGTGTCGGCCTGTGGCTCGGCGGCACGGGCGGCGACGGTGCGGGGGGCAACGCCCGCACGGTGGTCGCGAGCGTCCAGCCGGGCACGCCCGCCGCGCGCGCCGGTGTCCGCGCGGGCGACGTCGTCACCGCCGTGGGAGGCGCGCCGGTGGACGGCTGGGACATCTCCCGGGTCGCCGAGGCCCTGCGCGGACGTCCGGACGAAGCGGTCGAACTAACCGTCGAGCGCGACCGTCGAACCGAGCGGTTCCATCTCGTCCGCACACCGGTCCCTGGAGGAAACGTCACCGTGACCGATCTTCCGGACCACGCGCGCCGCATCCGCGTCGGCGCCTTCAGCCGCGGCACGGGCCGCGAGGTCCGGGACGCCGTGACCGGGCGGTCGCCGTACGGCCGGCCGACCGGCGGCGTGCTGCTGGACCTGCGCGGCAACCCCGGCGGCCTGGTGGACGAGGCGGTCGAGACGGCGTCGGCGTTCCTGGCCGGCGGCCCGGTGGTGACCTACCAGCCGCGCGGCAGGCCCGTCCAGCGGCGCACGGTCACCGCGCCCGGCGACGCCGACACCCCGCTCGTGGTGCTGGTCGACGCGGGCACCGCGAGCGCCGCGGAGATCGTCGCGGGCTCCCTGCGCGACCGCGACCGCGCGGTGATCGTAGGATCGCGTACATACGGGAAGGGCTCGGTCCAGGAACCGATCGGGCTCGCCGACGGGTCGGTGATCGAGCTGACCGTCGGTCGGTACCGCACCCCGGGCGGCCGCAACCTCGACGGGGTCGGGATCGAACCCGACGTGGCGGTGTCCGCCGACCGCCCGCCGGACGTGGCCGAGCGGCGCGCCCGGACGGTGCTGCACGGCCTGCGCGCGACGATGCCGGGCAAAGACTGA
- the ftsX gene encoding permease-like cell division protein FtsX, translated as MRVQFVLQEIWIGLRRNMTMTISLVITVAIAMALFGTGLLLRQQVDASKSYWYDKIEVSIFLCAKTSSNPSCQKQDVTDQQRQTLKGSLEKMPQVSAVEYENKQQAYERFKDRFAGSPGFVESTREGDIPDSFRVKLKNPEEYKAVAQAMLGQPGVDTVINEQEILKRFFRILNGLQVAALTIALIQVIAAVMLVGNTVRLSAFNRRRETGIMRLVGASNTYIQMPFILEGAIAGLIGGVFASILLVFSKKLLIDRLAGQVQLVSQLGWSQVIAVIVVSICFGVLLCAVASFLTLRRYLRI; from the coding sequence ATGCGCGTACAGTTCGTTCTCCAGGAGATCTGGATCGGTCTCCGCCGGAACATGACGATGACGATCTCCCTCGTCATCACCGTCGCCATCGCCATGGCGCTCTTCGGCACCGGGCTGCTCCTGCGTCAGCAGGTCGACGCGTCCAAGAGCTACTGGTACGACAAGATCGAGGTCTCGATCTTCCTGTGCGCCAAGACGAGCTCCAACCCCAGCTGCCAGAAGCAGGACGTCACCGACCAGCAGCGGCAGACGCTCAAGGGCAGCCTGGAGAAGATGCCGCAGGTCTCTGCCGTCGAGTACGAGAACAAGCAGCAGGCGTACGAGCGGTTCAAGGACCGCTTCGCCGGGTCGCCGGGGTTCGTCGAGAGCACCCGTGAGGGCGACATCCCCGACTCGTTCCGGGTCAAGCTGAAGAACCCGGAGGAGTACAAGGCGGTCGCGCAGGCGATGCTCGGCCAGCCCGGCGTCGACACGGTCATCAACGAGCAGGAGATCCTGAAGCGGTTCTTCCGGATCCTGAACGGCCTGCAGGTGGCCGCGCTGACGATCGCGCTGATCCAGGTGATCGCGGCGGTGATGCTGGTCGGCAACACCGTGCGGCTGTCGGCGTTCAACCGGCGCCGCGAGACCGGCATCATGCGGCTGGTCGGCGCGTCCAACACCTACATCCAGATGCCGTTCATCCTGGAGGGCGCGATCGCCGGCCTGATCGGCGGCGTGTTCGCCTCGATCCTGCTGGTCTTCAGCAAGAAACTGCTGATCGACAGACTCGCCGGGCAGGTGCAGCTCGTCAGCCAGCTGGGCTGGAGCCAGGTGATCGCGGTCATTGTGGTGTCGATCTGCTTCGGTGTCCTGCTGTGTGCCGTGGCGTCGTTCCTGACGCTGCGCAGATACCTGCGGATCTGA
- the smpB gene encoding SsrA-binding protein SmpB — protein sequence MARDTGRKKDKKDTGRKIIAQNKRARYDYHIDDTWEAGMVLMGTEVKALRAGRASLVDGYAHVMDGEVWLEHVHIPEYTQGTWTNHAPRRRRKLLLHKREIQKIIAKSSEPGWTLIPLSLYFKDGKAKVEIGLARGKKSYDKRQAIAKREADREMQKAAAARFRRR from the coding sequence GTGGCACGGGACACCGGGCGCAAGAAGGATAAGAAGGACACCGGGCGGAAGATCATCGCCCAGAACAAGCGGGCCCGCTACGACTACCACATAGACGACACGTGGGAGGCGGGCATGGTGCTCATGGGCACCGAGGTGAAGGCGCTGCGCGCCGGCCGCGCCTCCCTCGTGGACGGCTACGCCCACGTCATGGACGGGGAGGTGTGGCTGGAGCACGTCCACATCCCCGAGTACACGCAGGGCACCTGGACCAACCACGCGCCGCGCCGGCGCCGCAAGCTGCTGCTGCACAAGCGCGAGATCCAGAAGATCATCGCCAAGTCGTCCGAACCGGGGTGGACGCTGATCCCGCTCTCCCTGTACTTCAAGGACGGTAAGGCCAAGGTCGAGATCGGCCTGGCCCGTGGTAAGAAGTCCTACGACAAGCGCCAGGCCATCGCCAAGCGGGAAGCCGACCGCGAGATGCAGAAGGCGGCGGCGGCCCGGTTCAGGAGACGGTGA
- a CDS encoding penicillin-binding transpeptidase domain-containing protein has product MKSQDHRKRRRIPLRPIAMGLGGLTVCGAIVATMMPGARAEPSAMPAVRDFLIAWQVGNYEAAAAQTVGADKKEVEEALSRVRQQLDAASLRLSLGTEVEDGGVDQIVKRGDEADARFTVKIDLGENGQPWEYPGLMHLRRDGGKWKVAWSPSIINTKLKPGQRLAVVTEVPKRAPITDTRGRSVLRQVRAYNFGVYPGQLADPAKTLEQLAKQTKIDGGRRLDAERLLGRVRSAPPQTFLPLLTLQSPTHNALIKRLAAIPGLQYQEVREPIAPAYAPELVGSLGPATADRLQQVGAPYQPGDTIGVSGIQLLQQRRLAGTPTIRVVAQDESGKNTEELRSWEGQQPETVQTTLDPNYQRRADRTLRGLRYPASMVVVRPSTGEVLAVANHGTNGENRAFEGHYPPGLAFGIVSAEALFSQARLDPSTETTCPGSLTVGGRTFTNKARGETTFSNAFAGSCKTSLAQLSGKLDAQALVREAGQFGLGKDWGLSVPAFTGSVPTPANEGEKAATMVGEGNVEVSPLSMALVASAAYTGTWKPPYILRDIPKTVQAPPAQSLPPEAVASLKRVLTRTATHGNAHRARVTGDVTGVAAYTAYERGGGKKGVSWFVGSSSDRAFAIAVEGPVNTAKLAAKFLRPGS; this is encoded by the coding sequence ATGAAGAGCCAGGACCATCGGAAACGGCGCCGGATACCGCTGCGTCCGATCGCGATGGGGCTGGGCGGCCTGACCGTCTGCGGCGCGATCGTCGCGACCATGATGCCGGGCGCCCGCGCCGAGCCGTCCGCGATGCCCGCCGTCCGCGACTTCCTGATCGCCTGGCAGGTCGGCAACTACGAGGCCGCCGCCGCCCAGACCGTGGGCGCCGACAAGAAGGAGGTCGAGGAGGCGCTCAGCCGCGTCCGGCAGCAGCTCGACGCGGCCTCGCTGCGGCTGTCCCTCGGCACCGAGGTGGAGGACGGCGGCGTCGACCAGATCGTCAAGAGGGGCGACGAGGCCGACGCGCGCTTCACCGTCAAGATCGACCTGGGTGAGAACGGCCAGCCGTGGGAGTACCCCGGGCTGATGCATCTGCGGCGCGACGGCGGCAAGTGGAAGGTCGCCTGGAGCCCGTCCATCATCAACACCAAGCTGAAGCCGGGGCAGCGGCTCGCCGTGGTGACCGAGGTACCGAAGCGGGCCCCCATCACCGACACGCGGGGCCGCTCCGTGCTGCGCCAGGTCCGCGCCTACAACTTCGGCGTCTACCCCGGCCAGCTCGCCGACCCGGCGAAGACGCTGGAGCAGCTCGCCAAGCAGACCAAGATCGACGGCGGCCGCCGGCTGGACGCCGAGCGCCTGCTCGGCCGCGTCCGCTCCGCCCCGCCGCAGACGTTCCTGCCCCTGCTGACGCTCCAGTCTCCGACGCACAACGCGCTGATCAAGCGGCTGGCCGCCATCCCCGGGCTCCAGTACCAGGAGGTCAGGGAGCCGATCGCCCCCGCGTACGCCCCGGAGCTGGTCGGCAGCCTCGGCCCGGCCACCGCCGACCGGCTGCAGCAGGTCGGCGCCCCCTACCAGCCCGGTGACACGATCGGCGTCAGCGGCATCCAGCTGCTCCAGCAGCGCCGCCTCGCCGGCACGCCCACCATCCGCGTCGTCGCGCAGGACGAGTCGGGCAAGAACACCGAGGAGCTGCGGTCCTGGGAGGGCCAGCAGCCGGAAACGGTCCAGACGACGCTCGACCCGAACTACCAGCGGCGCGCCGACCGCACGCTCCGCGGCCTGCGGTACCCGGCGTCCATGGTCGTGGTGCGGCCGAGCACCGGTGAGGTCCTCGCCGTGGCCAACCACGGGACGAACGGCGAGAACCGCGCGTTCGAGGGCCACTACCCGCCCGGCCTGGCGTTCGGCATCGTGTCCGCCGAGGCCCTGTTCTCCCAGGCCCGGCTCGACCCGTCCACCGAGACCACCTGCCCCGGCTCCCTCACCGTCGGCGGCAGGACCTTCACCAACAAGGCCCGCGGCGAGACCACCTTCTCCAACGCGTTCGCCGGGTCCTGCAAGACGAGCCTCGCGCAGCTCAGCGGCAAGCTGGACGCGCAGGCCCTCGTCCGGGAGGCCGGCCAGTTCGGCCTCGGCAAGGACTGGGGCCTCTCGGTCCCCGCGTTCACCGGCTCCGTGCCCACCCCCGCCAACGAGGGCGAGAAGGCCGCCACCATGGTCGGCGAGGGCAACGTCGAGGTGAGCCCCCTGTCCATGGCGCTCGTCGCGTCCGCCGCGTACACCGGCACCTGGAAGCCGCCGTACATCCTCAGGGACATCCCGAAGACCGTCCAGGCGCCGCCCGCGCAGAGCCTGCCGCCCGAAGCGGTCGCCAGCCTCAAGCGCGTCCTCACCCGGACCGCCACCCACGGCAACGCCCACCGCGCCCGCGTCACCGGAGACGTCACCGGCGTCGCCGCCTACACCGCCTACGAGCGCGGCGGCGGCAAGAAGGGCGTCTCCTGGTTCGTCGGCTCCAGCAGCGACCGCGCCTTCGCGATCGCCGTCGAGGGCCCCGTCAACACCGCCAAGCTCGCCGCCAAGTTCCTCCGCCCGGGGTCCTGA